A section of the Budorcas taxicolor isolate Tak-1 chromosome 17, Takin1.1, whole genome shotgun sequence genome encodes:
- the RFC5 gene encoding replication factor C subunit 5 has protein sequence METSAHKQQQPEAAKIRNLPWVEKYRPQTLDDLISHQDILSTIQKFISEDRLPHLLLYGPPGTGKTSTILACAKQLYKDKEFGSMVLELNASDDRGIDIVRGPILSFASTRTIFKKGFKLVILDEADAMTQDAQNALRRVIEKFTENTRFCLICNYLSKIIPALQSRCTRFRFGPLTPELMVPRLEHVVEEEKVDISEDGMKALITLSSGDMRRALNILQSTNMAFGKVTEETVYTCTGHPLKSDIANILDWMLNQDFTTAYRNIMELKTLKGLALHDILTEIHLFVHRVDFPSSVRIHLLTKMADIEYRLSVGTSEKIQLSSLIAAFQVTRDLIVTEA, from the exons atggAGACCTCAGCGCacaagcagcagcagcctgaggcGGCCAAGATCAGAAACCTGCCCTG GGTTGAAAAATACCGGCCCCAGACACTGGATGATCTCATTTCTCATCAGGACATCTTGAGTACTA TTCAGAAGTTTATCAGTGAGGACCGCCTGCCGCACCTCCTTCTGTATGGTCCTCCAGGGACAGGAAAGACATCCACCATCCTGGCCTGTGCTAAACAGCTGTACAAAGATAAGGAATTTGGCTCCATGGTCTTGGAG CTGAATGCATCAGATGACCGAGGAATAGATATTGTTCGGGGACCAATCCTGAGCTTTGCTAGCACAAGGACAATATTTAA GAAAGGCTTTAAACTAGTGATCCTAGATGAGGCCGATGCCATGACTCAGGACGCCCAGAACGCCCTGCGGAGAG TGATTGAGAAGTTTACTGAAAATACCAGGTTTTGCCTCATCTGTAACTATCTGTCAAAGATCATTCCCGCCTTGCAGTCCCGGTGTACAAGATTCCGATTCGGACCACTGACTCCCGAACTCATGGTTCCCCGCCTGGAACACGTCGTAGAAGAAGAGAA AGTTGATATAAGTGAAGACGGGATGAAAGCACTCATAACTCTTTCCAGTGGAGACATGCGAAGGGCTCTGAACATCTTACAG AGCACCAACATGGCCTTTGGGAAGGTCACAGAGGAGACCGTCTACACCTGCACAGGACACCCACTCAAGTCAGACATTGCCAACATTCTGGACTGGATGTTGAATCAAGACTTCACCACGGCCTACAGGA ATATCATGGAGTTAAAAACGCTGAAGGGGTTGGCGTTACACGACATCCTGACGGAGATACACCTGTTCGTGCACAGAG ttgaCTTTCCATCTTCAGTTCGAATACATTTATTGACCAAAATGGCAGACATTGA GTACAGACTTTCTGTTGGCACCAGTGAGAAGATTCAGCTGAGTTCCCTCATTGCCGCTTTTCAAGTCACCAGAGACCTGATTGTCACTGAGGCCTAG